The Chitinophaga flava genome has a segment encoding these proteins:
- a CDS encoding patatin-like phospholipase family protein: MHPLLRNLLRIASHLLKSIWLFFPGIIFLLFIIFISWSMDQGKDVIVAYTENTYHERIIFFLAIGFWVYVSWYSSRIISYIKKARQIMDIQDQAMISETAATADYNHYSDRFPISKPFLDAFPRLLGNCCFLLLELALLQSPVLYYPLSSTVSWLVFAAALTGLYFLPRPLNKLSLQPAFPKVFLILLAAWLTVAIATSFIPHISILLLLALLVLLHALFLLYTHLRRVELDIYARKSLLLSHTLLDDVMKYFYIPRSEKGFFRLFIIIGCAALVVYVGAIYSLGFARRLGPFPFLLLACGMLLLFGNIITALSVRYRISLHFLLLVMALIFGLKETHYVKLTTAQNGNHYNQRPSLDTYLRTWLDSRPVTTDSTYDIYFVLANGGASRSAYWTAAVLGEIEDASIRNHPDDRFSRHLFCLSGTSGGGVGVASFFALLKDKTRQQPLYARSAMAYLKQDYFSYTFARMLGPDFFRYIIRTSRSGDRAAALEESFENSTQIAGDSLYRVPFDEALSSFPAMRADTILMPVLCINTTRMQDGNPGVVTNLQLNADVFNSRVDVLSLLRHDSDITITSGAILGARFPFLSPAGRIQDQYFVDGGYFDNSGAGIIQEIIRGIINIGEDDRHQHGDTSRLYQQISHLHFKVLHITNSAIIPGEDHFRSVAPVINDLFAPVFTVAGAYGMQTTVNDKRLIHYISDINDYYYKRASYIQIPLYKDSLEWQHDPLRERFPKGEPSYTMNWCMSDTTIRRINQRLKNNTALTAIINDIKK, from the coding sequence ATGCACCCGCTACTGAGAAACCTGCTCAGAATTGCTTCACACCTCCTGAAGTCAATCTGGTTGTTCTTCCCCGGAATCATCTTTTTACTGTTCATCATTTTTATCAGCTGGTCAATGGACCAGGGCAAGGACGTAATTGTAGCTTACACGGAAAACACTTATCATGAGAGGATCATCTTTTTTCTGGCAATAGGCTTTTGGGTATATGTCAGCTGGTATTCTTCCCGAATCATTTCTTACATAAAAAAAGCCAGACAGATCATGGACATACAGGACCAGGCCATGATCAGCGAAACAGCCGCCACCGCCGATTACAACCATTACAGCGACCGCTTTCCTATCAGTAAACCGTTTCTCGACGCATTTCCGCGGTTGCTGGGCAACTGCTGTTTTCTGTTGCTGGAACTGGCCCTGCTGCAATCGCCGGTATTGTATTATCCGCTCAGCAGTACTGTATCCTGGCTGGTTTTCGCCGCTGCGCTGACAGGACTTTATTTTCTTCCCCGGCCACTCAACAAGTTGTCGTTACAACCAGCTTTCCCGAAAGTGTTTCTGATACTGCTGGCCGCCTGGCTGACAGTCGCCATTGCCACCAGTTTTATTCCGCATATCAGTATCCTGTTGCTGCTCGCACTGCTGGTGCTCCTGCATGCCCTTTTCCTCCTGTATACGCACCTGCGGCGGGTAGAACTGGACATCTACGCCCGTAAGAGCCTGCTGCTTTCACACACCTTGCTCGACGATGTGATGAAATACTTTTATATTCCCCGCTCTGAAAAAGGGTTCTTCCGTTTATTTATTATCATCGGATGTGCGGCACTGGTTGTTTATGTAGGAGCGATTTACAGCCTGGGCTTTGCCAGAAGACTGGGGCCATTCCCCTTTCTGTTGCTCGCATGCGGCATGTTGTTGTTATTTGGCAACATCATCACGGCACTGTCTGTGCGTTACCGTATCAGCCTCCATTTTCTGTTGCTGGTAATGGCGCTGATTTTTGGGTTGAAGGAAACACATTATGTGAAATTGACAACTGCCCAAAACGGCAACCACTACAATCAAAGGCCGTCGCTGGACACTTATCTGCGTACCTGGCTGGACAGCCGGCCGGTAACGACAGACAGCACCTATGATATCTATTTTGTGCTGGCCAACGGCGGCGCTTCCCGCTCTGCCTACTGGACAGCAGCAGTGCTGGGAGAAATTGAAGATGCCAGTATACGCAACCATCCGGATGACCGTTTTTCCCGCCACCTCTTTTGCCTTTCAGGCACCTCCGGTGGTGGTGTAGGCGTAGCCTCCTTCTTTGCCCTCCTGAAAGACAAAACACGGCAGCAGCCACTGTATGCCAGGTCTGCCATGGCTTATCTCAAACAGGATTATTTCAGTTATACGTTTGCACGGATGCTGGGCCCCGACTTTTTCCGTTATATCATCCGCACCTCACGCTCCGGCGACAGAGCCGCGGCCCTGGAAGAATCATTCGAAAACAGCACACAGATAGCAGGAGACTCCCTCTACCGCGTACCTTTTGATGAAGCCCTGTCTTCCTTTCCGGCCATGCGGGCCGATACCATACTGATGCCGGTACTTTGTATCAATACCACCCGCATGCAGGATGGTAATCCCGGCGTAGTCACCAACCTGCAACTCAACGCGGATGTATTCAACAGCCGGGTAGATGTGCTCAGCCTGCTCCGTCATGATTCTGATATCACTATCACTTCCGGAGCAATATTGGGCGCGCGGTTTCCCTTCCTCAGCCCTGCCGGCAGGATACAGGACCAGTACTTCGTAGACGGCGGCTATTTCGATAACTCCGGCGCCGGTATCATTCAGGAAATCATCCGTGGCATCATCAACATCGGGGAGGACGACCGGCATCAACATGGCGATACCAGCCGTTTGTATCAGCAGATCAGTCATCTTCACTTTAAAGTGCTGCACATTACCAACAGTGCCATCATTCCCGGCGAAGACCACTTCCGGTCTGTAGCCCCGGTCATCAATGACCTCTTCGCACCGGTGTTTACCGTAGCAGGTGCCTATGGTATGCAAACTACGGTCAACGATAAACGCTTAATACATTATATCAGTGATATCAATGACTACTACTACAAAAGAGCGTCGTATATACAGATACCTCTGTACAAAGACAGTCTGGAATGGCAGCATGATCCATTACGGGAAAGGTTCCCCAAAGGAGAACCTTCCTATACCATGAACTGGTGCATGTCGGACACGACCATCCGGCGGATCAATCAGCGACTGAAAAACAACACCGCTTTAACCGCAATTATCAATGACATAAAAAAATAA
- a CDS encoding PA2169 family four-helix-bundle protein, with amino-acid sequence MDTTHDTIEILNDLISINNDRINGYEKALKDTKSNNADLKPLFTHMIDESRTLRNALGKEVQGLGGEMGKGTTASGRLFRAWMDVKAVFTGHDRQSVLSNCEAGEDAAQRAYLDALQDDHLPAYLREMLAQQQSTLRSERDRIHSLRSRA; translated from the coding sequence ATGGATACAACACATGATACCATTGAGATTCTGAACGATCTCATCAGCATTAACAACGACCGGATCAACGGTTACGAAAAAGCCCTGAAGGATACCAAGTCCAATAATGCCGACCTGAAACCACTTTTCACACATATGATCGATGAAAGCCGTACACTGAGAAATGCATTAGGCAAAGAAGTACAGGGTCTCGGCGGTGAGATGGGAAAAGGCACCACTGCCAGCGGCCGCCTGTTCAGGGCCTGGATGGACGTAAAAGCAGTCTTTACCGGACACGACAGACAAAGCGTGCTGTCTAACTGTGAAGCCGGAGAAGATGCCGCCCAGCGTGCCTATCTGGACGCATTACAAGATGATCACCTGCCTGCCTATCTCCGGGAGATGCTTGCACAACAGCAATCCACCCTCCGGTCAGAGCGGGATAGAATTCATTCACTTCGTTCCCGGGCCTAA
- a CDS encoding MBL fold metallo-hydrolase — translation MSLFITSLNSGSNGNCYYVGNDQEAVLIDAGISCRETEKRMARLGLSMTKVKAIFISHEHSDHIRGVTVLAKKHQLPVYITQSTLAGGNLALQRVMPFNAYQPVQIGGLSVTAFPKHHDAVEPHSFIVTGSGVNIGVFTDIGAPCEHVLHHFRQCHAAFLEANYDEQMLDQGRYPYYLKNRIRGGKGHLSNRQALEIFTSQRPPFMTHLLLSHLSQDNNNPSLVQDLFDQHANGTRIIVASRHAETAVFQVKATNAVESVATM, via the coding sequence ATGTCACTTTTTATCACGTCATTGAATTCGGGAAGCAACGGTAACTGTTATTATGTCGGAAACGATCAGGAGGCAGTATTGATAGATGCAGGCATCTCCTGCCGGGAAACGGAAAAACGGATGGCCCGCCTGGGCTTGTCGATGACGAAAGTGAAAGCCATCTTTATCTCCCACGAACATTCAGATCATATCAGAGGAGTAACCGTGCTGGCCAAAAAACACCAGCTGCCGGTGTATATCACACAGAGTACGCTGGCAGGCGGCAATCTGGCACTGCAGCGGGTCATGCCATTTAATGCTTATCAGCCGGTACAGATAGGCGGGCTGTCTGTCACCGCTTTCCCCAAACACCATGATGCCGTAGAGCCACACAGCTTTATTGTGACCGGCAGCGGTGTCAACATTGGGGTATTTACAGATATCGGTGCACCCTGCGAACATGTGCTGCATCATTTCCGGCAATGTCATGCCGCTTTTTTAGAAGCCAACTATGATGAGCAGATGCTGGACCAGGGCAGATATCCCTACTATCTGAAAAACCGTATCCGTGGCGGGAAAGGGCACCTTTCCAACCGACAGGCACTGGAGATATTCACCAGCCAGCGCCCGCCGTTTATGACGCATCTGCTGTTGTCACATCTTTCTCAGGACAACAACAATCCCTCCCTTGTACAGGACCTTTTTGATCAGCATGCCAACGGCACCCGGATCATTGTGGCTTCCCGCCATGCGGAAACAGCCGTATTTCAGGTGAAAGCGACCAATGCTGTGGAAAGTGTTGCAACAATGTAA
- the lgt gene encoding prolipoprotein diacylglyceryl transferase: protein MLLFIRWNISPEIFRIDGFALRYYSLAFMLAFLASYRIMAYMLDSEGKSRMILDRLLIYVVAGTIIGARLGHCLFYEFGYYRHHLLEIVLPFRWGSTGIEWTGYQGLASHGGAIGILVATGWFAHRYKLSWIWLLDRLAVVVPLAGGLVRIGNFFNAEIVGLPSQLPWAVIFERVDDIPRHPAQLYEAACYFIIFALLIFLYKKNKAARKPGYLFGLLLILVFSTRFLIEFVKENQEAFENGHLLNMGQLLSLPLIAAGFYFLCFYNRQHDKK from the coding sequence ATGTTGTTATTTATCCGCTGGAATATTTCACCGGAAATATTCCGTATCGATGGTTTTGCTCTCCGGTACTATAGCCTGGCGTTTATGCTGGCCTTTCTGGCCAGTTACCGGATTATGGCGTATATGCTGGACAGTGAAGGGAAAAGTCGTATGATACTGGACCGTTTGCTGATATATGTGGTGGCGGGCACGATCATCGGTGCAAGGCTGGGACATTGCCTGTTTTACGAATTCGGCTACTACCGGCATCATCTCCTGGAAATCGTACTGCCGTTCCGGTGGGGGAGTACAGGTATCGAATGGACCGGCTATCAGGGGCTGGCCAGTCATGGCGGCGCCATCGGTATTCTGGTAGCAACGGGTTGGTTTGCCCACCGGTACAAACTATCCTGGATATGGCTGCTGGACAGGCTGGCAGTTGTGGTGCCCTTGGCGGGTGGGCTGGTTCGTATAGGCAACTTTTTTAATGCAGAAATTGTCGGGCTGCCTTCACAATTGCCATGGGCGGTGATTTTTGAGCGGGTAGATGATATCCCCCGTCATCCGGCCCAGTTATATGAAGCAGCCTGTTATTTCATCATCTTCGCGTTACTCATCTTCCTATATAAAAAAAATAAAGCAGCAAGGAAACCCGGATATTTATTCGGATTATTGTTGATATTAGTGTTCAGCACGCGTTTCCTGATAGAATTCGTCAAAGAAAACCAGGAGGCTTTCGAAAACGGGCATCTGTTAAACATGGGCCAGCTCCTGAGTTTACCACTGATTGCTGCCGGTTTTTATTTCTTATGTTTTTATAATCGTCAACATGACAAAAAATAA
- a CDS encoding CobW family GTP-binding protein has product MTKNNPVKVYLVTGFLGAGKTTLLNSLLQQFSTLRNIVIENEFGKVNIDASLVSAQVDDVYELTSGCICCSLDNDLLEVLGNILQLEDRPDQLFIETTGIADPGNIIGMFSMPEVKAHYQLVSTICVVDAENVEERLEQVTEVGKQLSCADVIVLNKVKGLPVPALLRLQQLLEEVNPLAFITATEDGCVRVSDMQPRERIGRDQAPPVASVKTAHKINTVLFESPHPFDLNMLVFVLDLHFNMYSEQLYRIKGYVAVPNDPQKYLVQSTGKYLHILPVGPWGDVTPASTLVFIGKELKTATIERILKPAQKESVG; this is encoded by the coding sequence ATGACAAAAAATAATCCTGTTAAAGTGTATCTGGTGACCGGCTTTCTGGGTGCCGGCAAAACTACGTTGTTGAACAGTCTCCTGCAGCAGTTCAGTACGCTCCGCAACATCGTAATAGAAAACGAATTTGGGAAAGTCAATATCGATGCTTCATTGGTGTCGGCTCAAGTGGATGATGTATACGAGCTGACCAGCGGCTGTATCTGTTGTTCCCTGGACAACGACCTGCTGGAGGTACTGGGGAATATCTTACAGCTGGAAGACCGGCCTGACCAGCTTTTTATCGAAACCACGGGTATTGCAGATCCAGGTAATATCATCGGTATGTTCAGTATGCCAGAGGTGAAAGCCCATTACCAGCTGGTATCTACTATCTGTGTGGTGGATGCTGAAAATGTGGAAGAACGCCTGGAGCAGGTGACAGAGGTAGGCAAACAACTTTCCTGCGCCGATGTGATTGTGCTCAACAAAGTAAAAGGGCTGCCGGTACCGGCTTTGCTGCGGTTGCAGCAGCTGCTGGAAGAAGTCAACCCGCTGGCTTTTATCACTGCCACAGAAGATGGTTGTGTGAGGGTTAGTGATATGCAGCCCCGGGAGCGGATAGGACGTGATCAGGCACCACCGGTGGCTTCGGTAAAAACGGCCCACAAGATAAATACTGTATTGTTTGAATCACCCCATCCTTTTGACCTCAATATGCTGGTGTTTGTACTGGATCTTCATTTTAACATGTATTCGGAACAGTTATACCGCATCAAGGGATATGTGGCGGTACCAAACGATCCGCAGAAATACCTGGTACAGTCTACCGGCAAATACCTCCATATCCTGCCAGTCGGGCCCTGGGGCGATGTGACGCCGGCTTCCACGCTGGTGTTTATCGGTAAAGAGCTGAAAACGGCCACCATCGAGCGGATATTGAAACCTGCCCAAAAAGAATCTGTCGGGTAG